The following proteins come from a genomic window of Lolium rigidum isolate FL_2022 chromosome 5, APGP_CSIRO_Lrig_0.1, whole genome shotgun sequence:
- the LOC124653954 gene encoding uncharacterized protein LOC124653954, with translation MASEAGAAPSVRSAPQFLFPEGTAPPPALHPSAPPLNSSYPGASTPCVEQPVSGKIFVEPLEPVHVCEEKGSSPVRKKEKDGCQIREKKRRKKGNNISAPSIEGTILPGITRKSTIEVVESKDYKEEMRL, from the exons ATGGCTTCGGAGGCGGGCGCCGCCCCATCCGTCCGCTCTGCCCCTCAATTCCTCTTCCCCGAAGGAACAGCTCCACCGCCGGCGCTCCATCCCTCCGCTCCTCCCCTCAACTCCTCTTATCCGGGCGCCTCCACCCCGTGCGTTGAGCAGCCGGTGTCCGGCAAGATCTTTGTGGAACCGCTCGAGCCCGTCCATGTCTGTGAGGAGAAGGGAAGCAGTCCAGTtcggaagaaggagaaggacggcTGCCAGATTCGGGAGAAGAAGAGGCGGAAAAAG GGCAATAATATTTCTGCTCCATCAATAGAAGGAACGATACTGCCTGGTATAACAAGGAAGAGTACCATCGAAGTTGTTGAGAGCAAAGACTACAAG GAAGAAATGAGGCTGTAG